cttggaaattttattttattttatataggcTTTGTTCATTAATATTATAGTTCAAGCAATTATATCTTGAACTTAAAAAAGTGATGCtttcatatatgaaagtgTAACTTATCCAAATTTATATGATCTATAGCTGATGTGGTGCCATTTTGAGTTtggactttgttttttgtaGTGGATTCAACAGGGATTATTGTGGAATAAATGGGGTGAAGTaagttatttttatatttaaagaaTATGAAAGACTGAAATGTATAGAATCTCCAAGATGTAACCTTGTCTTGCATTGCAAAGAATAGTAAGATTTCcaatttctaaatttcaacATTAGTTGACAATGGGGTGAAAAAAACCCACCCTAAGTAATGACTCCCCCAAAAATTACACATAATAAACCTGCAACTTCTACAGTGCTCCATTAGATCCATGATCCTATACAAGCTTCTTCTAACAAGGACATGCACAGAGCATTTTGGGGAGAGACCAATGATGACTTCCGAAACAGCTGTGCCTAGGAATTTCTATTGCTTCTACTTCTGAAAAACGGAGTGggataaaagaacaaaagagagagggaaaagaaagaagagcaGTACCGCCGTTTTAAGGGACATGGCGGAACATCACGGGACTGTGTGATGTTctaaaaggaaaaggagagGAGCAGTACCGCCATTTTAAGGGACATGGCAAAACATCATGCGGTTGTGTGATGCTTTATGACTTCTTTGTCAACAAAGCAAGCTCCTTTTCCTGCTGTTTCTTCAGATACCTCTGGGCAGTTGCATTCACAATCTTCACAAAGAAGTTGAATAGCATAAGCCAGACCAGAGTGTTCCAAATTGATGCAAAAGAGAAATCCCACGTTTTCACCTGGCAAGGATTTTaaattagacaaattgaaataaaTCAAACACCTGACATCAATCAACAccataagaagttaaaagtccATTTACAACAAGGATGCCTTATCAACAGTTGAGTTACCTTGATATTTGAGGATACAGAAGAAGCTGtgagatatttttcttttgccgCATCAATTTTGGCAATGAGGTTAGGCAGGACAGCAGCAAAACCAGGAATGAGACTGAAAACCCAAATCAATTCATTCTCTATCCAATTAAGAAGTTGATTGTTGCAAACTGAGATGATGAAGACCGTCtgcataaaaagaaaataaacaaacaaaaaccacGAATCAGAAGCAAATAGGGAACATTTGGacaagccaaaacaaaaaatataatcaaAATATCTTATTCGAAGTAAGAGGTCTAAGAACAGCTTTGCATAAATGGAACCAAAACATGGTCAAAACTGTGTAAGAAAAGGAACTTAACAAACCTGTAGATGAGTTTTAATAATTGCCTTTCCAATCACTGTTGCAAGGAAAAATTTCCAGAATGGAATACCAAATTGTCCACACATAATGCCAGCCAGGTCAAAAAGAGGATTTGGCACCTGAAAACTATCCCAGTTAACTGGCAGGTTACAATGAAAATAGTACTGCACGCAATTTTGAGATAAGCATAACAGGTGTTGCATTCTAAGATCAAACTAGAATTTCAACAGTACAAATATACTCGAGCACCAACTTTAATTAAAAGTTAGATTTAGAAGTTAGATTTAGAAGAGAAACGATGATTCATGCAACTACTGGATGGTAATAGAAATCCAAATCTCATTAATCTGTTAGCATACAACATGACACACACacatgaatatttgtgtaataTTACAGAAGAAACACCAATTATCTGTAATGAAGAGGAAACAATAGAAATCATAAAGCAAAGAATAAAAGGTCACTCCAATGAAACAGAAAGGTATATTTTATGAAAGACACTCTAgtaatgaagaagaaagatgttCAAACTAACCGAAGCAAGCACTAAGATTGTAAAGAAGTTCAACTGTTGTGAGTGTGATAGAAGCCAGCGTTTGACTCGGTTTAGATGAGTAGCTATGAATCCTGTTTCTTCATCTGAGGGGGCATCCAATTCTTCCATGCCATCCACTTTGTCGCCAGATAAGCTTGCTACATGAAGCAGTAAACCAAAAGCAGACCAGAATTAGATGCATAAATCACATAGATCATTGGATGAATAGTGTCCTCCATCCCTTCAGTCCATTTTGCCGGTATGACATCCTAGTATATGCAAAATGGATCTTCATCCagttttcattaaaaaaaaccttagcACAAAAATCTTGGTTGTAGGACAGTTTATCAACCTACAACTTGTTCTGCTTACCTGCTCTTGAGATAAAATATGGAGGAAGCTCTCCAATTGCAGTCCCAACACCCCATAAAACAGCCTCTAGCTGGACCTGAGGTAATATGCTGCTAAGTGGAACCCTCAAACCATGTAATGATGGAAAcaatgggggcccaaattcaGAGCAGTTTTTCCCAAGCCACGAAGGACCTCTTTTTAGCTGTATTGTGTCGTAGGGAGCACTTTTTAAATCAACTCGACCACACTGCATTGCCTTTAAAGTAAAGAATGCAATATGGGGACCCAGATATAGGACAAACGTGTGCAAACCAGATCCTGAAGGAAAAATAAGCAAAAGAAGATAATATTATGCTTCCATTCTATATCAGGGAGGTTATATCAATGCATACATGGAAAGATGTTGCTAAGTATTTACAAACAGATATAAGAAGAGATGCTCATTCTTGTTCCATACTTTTTCCATGTTTTAATTACTTGCACCATCAGAAAGCCTGATACAAAAACAAtgattcatatttttcatattgctTACCAAGACCAATTGATGATGCAACTCCAAGTGCCACCCACCATAGCCCGAACTGGAAATATTTGAGAAGTTCCTCAACATGCTGCAGAATCATTCCATCAACTTTTAGcatttaaacaaaacaaatgagaTTAAATGCCAACACCAGTACGAAACATCACAGTTAACCATCAGAAGGCTATGAATAAAATGTGCCTGGGCATTAACATCCTCACCACACAAAGTAATGAGCTTTAAGATTTTTCACAgcctttaaatattttaaaaatatttgaatactttaaaaaaataaaattaagcaTCAGTTTTGTGAAGTGATgctatgaataaaatattaaaatcatTTAGTTAACAAAATTGGAGGTAGAGATTTGATGTTGGTTCATAAAAATAAGTATCCTTCAAGTAAGAAAGGGTTTGGTTAACGGTTAACCCTAGATTCGCATCCTATTAGGAAGCAATATAATTACCATTAAATAAACAACCCTAAAAGAAATGAACATAATTTCAGCCAGAAAGATCTTTGGGATCCATCTTAAGAACATAGCATCTTATCAAATATGATATCACTAATATAATCTACACATAAAAATACCTTCTCATGAGGGCCATCAATGGTCACTAGAAGAATTCCAAGTGACGCTACGACAGTACTCAAAAGCATAAGCCAGCCACCTTTTGCCAACAGATATGATATTGAACGCTTCACATATTGAACTACagccaaaatgaaaaacttcaATGTTCTGAAGGGTTGTGTTGTTAGTGTCAAGTTTTCTAGTTCCTCTTGATGCTTCTCACTGAGCCCTGAAACCATATGCAATTTTATCAGCGAAAAGTATTTAAGATGGAAAGGACCTTTCAGCTTCCTTTAGAGAGTGACGATGGAGagttgatttctttttctttctaatcgTATTTACTACTAATCTCAGATAATATTGAAGCGGGCGTGGGCAAATAGTACTTTTCAGAATGAAGTTATATATTCTCTACAAAATGaaagtttcaaaatttatgAGAAAGAGGGATAGCAACTGTAACATTAACAAGTGGTGCAAGTATACAAGTTGAATGACCATGTCTGTATCTCCAAGATGGATGCTTTTTAACTGAAAGATCACAGAAAAACATGTACCAAACAATTTCGCTTATCTAAACTAAAACGAACATTTGTATCCTATGTTTTCATCGTCCTACTAAACTAAACACACTCTCAAAATCCGTTAAGTCCATAACCAATAGAATTGCAGTCTGTCAAGCATGACTGCACAAGAAAACGAGCAATACCCAACCCAATTCGTGATAAGCATCAAAAGCATTCTCATTGTTTTGAATCCAGTACCTGCATAGCTTAGGAAATTAATCTACGTAGTTCAGATCCTATTTCGCCTAATAGAAGTGTTTGCTTGAGGCCCTGTTGGCCTATAATGTTCTACTTCATTGTTACCACTAAATGAATTTTTCTATCACCTAACCCCCACCTCCattaataaaccaaaaattctGCTTTCCTCCGAAAACTTAAGAGACCTAAGTTCAATTCATTTAAGTTTTGAATGAatgaaaactcaaaaaatcCATAAACATGAACTTCAGAATTAAAACGAATTCTGGGTTCTCCAATTACAGATTCAGAAATTCCAGCATAGAACAAAAAAGCataatgaatgaaaaattagAGAAATTGAATAACTTGCCTGAGATCGAAATTTCCGTGCGCTGCGAGGACGAAGGTGatgacgaagaagaagaatttgcTTGTTTACGGGACCCCATTAGAGGAGGCTCACATGCCACAATCAAAAGCTCCCTCTTTTATTCATGAATaatatgaaattttcatatatgttaatcttccttcttttattttacaaaaaaataaaaaagggttgTAAGAGAACAAGAGATTGGAGTGAACCCAGTGGTTGAAAGTCTGAAACTGGATCAAACAGTtgaatcaaaatttcagatcTAAAAGACccaaaaatagagagagatggagaaacCAAACATCCCCAGAAGTTTGCGTGAAGTGGAGCTTTTATATCTTATTTCATATATGAGTCTCTTACTCCACAACCATAGAGACCAAAATGTGCGCGTGTTATTTGGTTTGTGAATATATAcaactttttatatatttatttttcatcaacGACAATAATATATACAACTTATTTCACTTCTTATTACtatcctttttgttttcttgattagcaaaaaagtttctttttcttcttaagtTTGCTAATTAATAAGGATGTATCCTTCAAATTGGTGAATaaaagtttatttcttttgccttttctttGTTAACTAATTTAGGGAATGCACCCGTATCATGAAAAGATTGGCCGTAAAATACTTTTGCCTTAGTTCATATATTCAAATTAGCTTTTTTTAGTATTTCAATCCAACTAAAATAAGTGCGTAGAATTTAACTTGACTTTTAGTTAGTAATGACATCCCTACATTACAATGATCTTTCAACAACATCAACAAAAGCTTCTTTTATGATGTGATCTTTCAATGTCAATGATTTTGTATCCTTTATTAGCAACATCGActttgaaaattaattatatatatatagctggAATTAGTTTCGAAGAGGTGCTGAATTTAATGATTATGTAgcaatcatttttttattatgtgtAAAATCAATACCTACAAcacttttcataaaaattttaccaaacgccaaattGCTTTGTCTCACAGctaatttctctcacagcaaatctgacagcaattattttcacagcacagcaatgccaaactggcccttaATAATGACATCCCTACATTACAATGATCTTTCAACAACATCAACAAAAGCTTCTTTTATGATGTGATCTTTCAATGTCAATGATTTTGTATCCTTTATTAGCAACATCGActttgaaaattaattatatatatatatattttataactTCGATATATGCTAGTTTATTTCACAATAGTTACCCTAAAGCTatctttttcatctttttcttttgttcttttaaacTTCTAGTtcactattcattttttaatttgcacTCTCTAATCTCAATTgtgttgaaaaatataaaattccGTATCGaaaacttgactaaataaaattcaacatataataaataattccACTACTAATATCACCAAAgtcttttgtgataaaacctcACATCTGCTTGGCTTTGTACgtggttaagttggggacaatatcggCGTTGCTAATAGTGAGCCGCTGGCCTGTCTCTCTGAAATTTAACTAATTGGACTAAGCACCTAGTGCTTacaatttgtaattttttcttctaattttctcTATATCTTAAACTATAGATTAATACATGATGTATCATTTCTCTCttaatctttgttttattttgtaatattccaatataaaattatttcgAACAGTCAAAGACTGTCAAAGTACAACTTCTGTATCAAGGATTCAAGGTCGGAGTGACATAAATAAATGGCACAAGAGAATATCAAGACATGCATTATGCATACGTTTACAGATTACTTGTATATTAGCCATTTCAAGccaaaaggcaaaagaaataataaaaagatggTTGGCTGTTTCCATTCTATGATAATATGACTCAATAAAAACATTCCATAATTATGTTGCAATTgcctattttgtttatttatttatagctATAACTTTATTTGCCGTGCCTTTCGGTGAAGGTGAGAACCAACTTACTGAAAGGTCATTTCACCCATTTTTAGAGCCACACCATCtaccatgtttttttttggctaaatttttttttaaggaaataaatttatactctccttttcttcttcttttttttttttttttgctaaaaaAGAATTGTACCATGATTTAGAAAGTCATTGCATTTGTTATTTATGACTTGAAAGTTAAAACAACTGAATGGCCAATTGTttcttatgaaaaaaaaaaactacaaaggTCACGGAGAGGTCCACGATTCGAGTTCTAGTATTCGTGTAGTGTGTATgaatttagtatattatcgtTCCTCTTAATACAAAAAgtctctcaaaaaaaaaaaaacagaaaagaagtAGTCAATTTTTGATATTGATATGGATTTAGTTTTGTGAATTGAGTGGTAATATCGCATATGGTCTTGTATAAAGGACAAGCATTGCGTGTACGCTTAGGCACTTTGTAGCTTTAGAAGCAAGGGATAAAGATGCTTGTCCATGGGAATATCCCATTTTGTTTTATGCTACATACATATACCTATTTATGTTGTTCCTTCTTCTAACATGTTAATCATATCATGCTAGTTGTGCACGCAAAAGCATGTATatgctaattatttttttatgctaTTAATTAGCATATTCCGTATTCAAATATCatacaataatttttcatataaACTTCTTTTCTATTTGGGTTGTAAGGCAATATCCGATACagtgtaaaaaaattataattttttaagttaaaaCCAGTGAATAAATCAGGCTTTGGTATTCTTTTATTGATCACCACATGCCTTTCCCTCTTGGTATTCTGTAGGTGAAGCTTAAAGAAAGGTCAAAGAAATGGCGTtttagaaagagagagatttaGGGCAATAACAAAATTGCAGTCCCTATGGTATGCTACATAATTTATAATCTTCATGTATCTTTGACTTAAAATAATCCAGTTGTTAGGTTGTGATGTGATGACATAAATTATGAATAAACTCCAATCGAAAACTAGGGTCAGCTTACAAGTCAAGTTCCACATTTCTTTTGGTCAACAAATCAAAAGGAgatgagtaatttattatgaatatttGGATCCACGTGATAagtgtttcttcttttcttttttggttttgttttatagTGTGATTATTTTAAGATTAACAAAGGTACCAAATCGAATTGTTGTTCTTTCTGTATGGGTCAAGCAAATGTGATGTCCAGGCCTAATCTTTGGCAAGCCTACTTCCTTGCAGGCCTCAACTTAGTGTGTGCTTTGAGTACAAAGGCCTAGCTCAGCCCATTTAACTTTGGGATTGTTCATGAGAGTGTGTATTTTATTAGTTGGGGAATTAATGTTTTTGCCTAATTGTTTAAATATTATTGAGAGCATCTCTACCAATTTCccaatttgttttgtgttAGATGCTCATAGAGACATATCAATAGAATTCtcctttataaaaaatttgtgcGCGTTGTTCAGCCCTACCTActttcatcttttttgcaatgtTACGTTTCACCCACATGAATATAAGGacgatatatatttatgattaGTTTGATACTTTAATCTCAATATGGTATGGTGGTGGTAGTGTGACTTTCTTCAATGCACATCTTGTTTAATCATAAGAGTGACGATTGATAACAATACcaagtttttgtttgagaCAAAAGCGATAAAAGGATAACCACAAAGTGGGGACAACAATGATCAAGAGAATTAGGCAAGCATATAATTAATGTTAATGGCGCaagattaaataaatactCATGTAATGTTGGTTTATGATGTTTAATATGAGCTTGGTGATCATAGCATTCTAGGGAATATGTTAAATTCCAATGagaaaattctctctctcttttctttttcttcctttttttcccttcctttGAGGGGCATGTGGTGAGGTGAGGGTGAGGCCGGTGCTTTCTCTTTCGGTCGGAGGAGATGAGGGGCAAAATTTGATTGGTTTTCaggtttcttcatttttgttaCTTTGCATTTGATTCCTTCCTTCCATGGCCAACAAGAAAAGGAGGGAACAAAACAACTCCACGGAGGCAAGTTATTGTTGTTGACAATAATCACATTTGCTAACTTCATAGTCACATTTGGTATATACGTTACATTTTGactatgtaattttattttaaatatttggtCAATTACATTGACAAGATGAAAATTGGTTAATAAAGTtcataatataattatatatatatatatatattattgctTACATTATCGACAAGACAACTGGTAGGTAGAAGGATAAACAgttaattcaaaattatataaGAAGTTATCAAAATCTTGAAAATGAAAGACTCCCTAAACTTCAGCCAAAAACTATTGAATTCTATTCATGCATCCGTCTTCATGAAAGGTGCATGAAGTTGTATGAACACATGTACAAGATATACCATAATACCGTAgtattctttaatttctaaaatgaaaaaaggatGAGTTTTGAAATTATAAGCATATAAGTCAAAGATTAATAATTGATATGTCTACGCTTGGTTTAAGGAGAATAATCAATCAACAAATTATGCTCGATTgtcaagaaaataatatt
The window above is part of the Prunus dulcis chromosome 1, ALMONDv2, whole genome shotgun sequence genome. Proteins encoded here:
- the LOC117615369 gene encoding vacuole membrane protein KMS1, whose translation is MGSRKQANSSSSSSPSSSQRTEISISGLSEKHQEELENLTLTTQPFRTLKFFILAVVQYVKRSISYLLAKGGWLMLLSTVVASLGILLVTIDGPHEKHVEELLKYFQFGLWWVALGVASSIGLGSGLHTFVLYLGPHIAFFTLKAMQCGRVDLKSAPYDTIQLKRGPSWLGKNCSEFGPPLFPSLHGLRVPLSSILPQVQLEAVLWGVGTAIGELPPYFISRAASLSGDKVDGMEELDAPSDEETGFIATHLNRVKRWLLSHSQQLNFFTILVLASVPNPLFDLAGIMCGQFGIPFWKFFLATVIGKAIIKTHLQTVFIISVCNNQLLNWIENELIWVFSLIPGFAAVLPNLIAKIDAAKEKYLTASSVSSNIKVKTWDFSFASIWNTLVWLMLFNFFVKIVNATAQRYLKKQQEKELALLTKKS